In Akkermansia muciniphila, one DNA window encodes the following:
- a CDS encoding YdjY domain-containing protein: MFLKFTIALLACTWGFSCAQDISGPEENPNAPAAEEASREVPLPDGKTVPKFEPLDEHRIKIGHVIVNHKERTVSFQAQVNMKEGILEYVCCMPNGKLHESLLVTEADPLHISLGMTLLKFRRFEKFFPVRDENFEWLPFTEPKPEDYADAYVQIVMTYTENGREQKSDFSDIVVNSQTRKGLNPSDWLYTNSFFYEGAYQASLSGEVISIFASRTSPINYIGDFHDGVNDTGWIVNPKKNLSLGTNVTITISQKPVQPRQ; this comes from the coding sequence ATGTTCCTGAAATTTACCATCGCCCTGCTTGCCTGCACCTGGGGCTTTTCCTGCGCACAGGACATCTCCGGCCCGGAGGAAAATCCCAATGCTCCCGCTGCGGAGGAAGCCTCGCGGGAAGTCCCTCTTCCGGACGGGAAAACGGTTCCCAAATTCGAACCCCTGGATGAGCACCGCATCAAAATCGGCCATGTGATTGTCAACCACAAGGAGCGCACCGTCAGTTTTCAGGCCCAGGTCAACATGAAGGAAGGAATTCTGGAATACGTCTGCTGCATGCCCAACGGCAAGTTGCATGAATCCCTGCTGGTGACGGAAGCGGATCCCCTGCATATCAGCCTGGGAATGACGCTGCTCAAATTCCGCCGTTTTGAAAAATTTTTCCCGGTGAGGGATGAAAATTTTGAATGGCTGCCCTTCACGGAACCCAAGCCGGAGGACTACGCAGACGCCTACGTGCAGATTGTCATGACCTATACGGAAAACGGCAGGGAACAGAAAAGCGATTTTTCCGACATCGTCGTAAACTCACAAACGCGGAAGGGCCTGAATCCCAGCGACTGGCTTTACACCAACTCCTTCTTTTACGAAGGCGCCTACCAGGCCAGCCTGAGCGGGGAAGTAATCTCCATTTTCGCGAGCCGTACCTCCCCCATCAACTACATCGGAGACTTCCATGACGGCGTCAACGACACGGGCTGGATCGTCAACCCGAAGAAAAACCTGTCTCTGGGCACGAACGTTACCATCACCATTTCCCAGAAACCGGTTCAACCCAGGCAATAA
- a CDS encoding prenyltransferase/squalene oxidase repeat-containing protein, whose product MFKSVLSLTLAAALGTASFGQTTLTAVPGEAASAKYASISQEILRAIEKGNEYLKTRQNPEGYWAQPSYPALTALAVTAYMRDPANQGKPLPEYIRKGYDFILKSQKEDGSIFNRGMSSYNTAVCMMALLAANKEEYAPAILKGRAYLIKQQNHFAPDNPYNGGIGYGDKKAPPIADLSNTSLALEAIYYSQKLAKDGKYGEQPDLDWNAATEFINRCQQNPAVNKEPWVSSDKSQLGGFVYRPGVSSARDNKSAAFDKTESPKAYGSMTYAGMQSLIYANVDRNDPRVKLALKWLENSYNLDENPGMGVQGLYYYYQAMSKTLSAMGIDTLTLEDGRKVDWRDELANKLISIQKSDGSWVNTNNRWWEADPILVTSYCVLALEQLYHSIPR is encoded by the coding sequence ATGTTCAAATCCGTACTTTCACTAACGCTGGCCGCCGCGCTGGGCACAGCCTCCTTCGGACAGACCACCCTGACGGCCGTGCCCGGAGAAGCGGCCTCCGCCAAATACGCCTCCATCAGCCAGGAAATCCTGCGCGCCATTGAAAAAGGGAACGAATACCTGAAAACCAGGCAGAACCCGGAAGGCTACTGGGCCCAGCCGTCCTACCCTGCTCTGACGGCCCTGGCGGTCACCGCCTACATGCGCGACCCCGCCAACCAGGGCAAGCCCCTTCCGGAATACATCCGGAAGGGATATGACTTCATCCTGAAATCCCAGAAAGAGGACGGCTCCATCTTCAACCGCGGCATGTCCTCCTACAACACTGCGGTATGCATGATGGCGCTGCTGGCCGCCAACAAGGAGGAATACGCCCCCGCCATCCTCAAGGGCCGCGCCTACCTCATCAAGCAGCAAAACCATTTTGCTCCGGACAACCCCTACAACGGCGGCATCGGCTACGGGGATAAAAAAGCCCCTCCCATTGCAGACCTTTCCAACACCTCCCTGGCCCTGGAAGCCATTTACTACTCCCAGAAGCTCGCCAAAGACGGCAAATACGGGGAACAGCCGGATCTGGACTGGAACGCCGCCACGGAATTCATCAACCGCTGCCAGCAAAACCCGGCCGTCAACAAGGAACCCTGGGTCTCCAGCGACAAATCCCAGCTCGGAGGCTTCGTGTACCGCCCGGGCGTCTCCAGCGCCAGGGACAACAAAAGCGCCGCGTTTGACAAGACGGAATCGCCCAAGGCCTACGGCAGCATGACGTACGCGGGCATGCAGTCCCTCATTTACGCCAATGTGGACAGGAACGATCCCCGCGTCAAACTGGCCCTCAAATGGCTGGAAAACAGCTACAATCTGGATGAAAACCCCGGCATGGGCGTCCAAGGCCTGTACTACTACTACCAGGCCATGTCCAAAACGCTCAGCGCCATGGGAATAGACACCCTGACGCTGGAAGACGGCCGCAAGGTGGACTGGCGGGATGAACTGGCCAACAAGCTCATCTCCATCCAGAAAAGCGACGGCTCCTGGGTAAACACCAACAACCGCTGGTGGGAGGCGGATCCCATTCTGGTGACTTCCTACTGCGTGCTGGCTCTGGAACAGCTTTACCATTCCATTCCCCGGTAA
- a CDS encoding DoxX family protein — MDTIDSITMIAAAWGLLVLRLTLALILWPHGAQKVLGWFGGAGWDGTYQAFTEKMGIPPFLAKVAMLTEFFAPICLVLGVFTRIAALAVIIMMAVAMTKHVKNGYFANWSGKKTGEGVEFHLLYAGSALALLLTGPGPWSVDAWCMDIVHVIFG, encoded by the coding sequence ATGGACACCATTGATTCCATTACCATGATTGCGGCGGCGTGGGGGTTGCTGGTCCTTCGGCTGACGCTGGCCCTGATCCTGTGGCCGCACGGAGCCCAGAAAGTGCTGGGCTGGTTCGGGGGAGCGGGCTGGGACGGCACGTACCAGGCTTTCACGGAAAAGATGGGCATACCCCCCTTCCTGGCCAAGGTGGCCATGCTGACGGAATTCTTCGCCCCTATCTGCCTGGTGCTGGGAGTCTTCACCAGGATAGCGGCGCTTGCGGTCATCATCATGATGGCCGTCGCCATGACCAAGCACGTTAAAAACGGTTACTTTGCCAACTGGTCCGGTAAAAAAACCGGGGAAGGGGTGGAATTCCACCTGCTCTATGCCGGCTCCGCCCTGGCGCTGCTGCTGACCGGTCCCGGCCCGTGGTCCGTGGATGCCTGGTGCATGGACATCGTGCACGTTATCTTCGGCTGA
- the cysE gene encoding serine O-acetyltransferase has translation MTSHKRLKLRQCTNCECVINGVWKWVEECARAAAEEEPAMRGILDDVCLSRNSLATSISARLARKLSRRDMPRELIEPLIREALAEDQNILSQIAQDLIAIVDRDPACRTPLEPLLFYKGFHAITTYRISHWLWQHDRTIMALQFQSLASEVFAVDIHPAATIGCGILLDHATSFVVGETAIIRDNVSILHEVTLGGTGKEEGDRHPIVESGVLIGAGAKILGRVTIGACAKIAASSVVLENVPPHTTVAGVPAVIVNDSIPDNPALDMNQCLCN, from the coding sequence ATGACCAGCCATAAACGCTTGAAACTCCGGCAGTGCACCAACTGCGAATGCGTCATTAACGGAGTATGGAAATGGGTGGAGGAATGCGCCCGCGCGGCGGCTGAGGAAGAACCCGCCATGCGCGGCATTCTGGACGACGTCTGCCTTTCCCGCAATTCCCTGGCCACTTCCATCTCGGCGCGGCTGGCACGCAAGCTCTCCCGCCGGGACATGCCGCGGGAGCTGATTGAGCCCCTTATCCGGGAAGCGCTGGCGGAAGACCAGAACATCCTCAGCCAAATCGCCCAGGACCTGATCGCCATCGTGGACCGGGATCCCGCCTGCCGTACGCCGCTGGAACCCCTGCTTTTTTACAAGGGGTTCCACGCCATCACCACGTACCGCATTTCCCATTGGCTGTGGCAACATGACCGGACGATCATGGCCCTTCAGTTCCAGAGCCTGGCCAGTGAAGTATTTGCGGTGGACATTCATCCGGCGGCTACCATCGGCTGCGGCATCCTGCTGGACCACGCCACCAGTTTCGTAGTGGGGGAAACCGCCATCATCCGGGATAACGTCTCCATCCTGCATGAAGTCACGCTGGGCGGCACAGGCAAGGAGGAAGGAGACCGCCATCCCATTGTGGAATCCGGAGTTCTTATCGGCGCGGGGGCTAAAATACTGGGGCGCGTCACCATCGGCGCCTGCGCCAAAATCGCAGCCAGCTCCGTTGTTCTGGAAAATGTCCCTCCCCATACCACGGTAGCGGGCGTACCCGCCGTTATCGTCAACGACTCCATTCCGGACAATCCCGCGCTGGACATGAACCAGTGCCTTTGCAACTGA